Part of the Citrus sinensis cultivar Valencia sweet orange chromosome 2, DVS_A1.0, whole genome shotgun sequence genome, AACATAGTTGTTGCTGCTGGAGCTTGGAACTTTGCTGAAGAACTGGCTTTCTCTGGCATGAACTTGCACAGAGAGGAATGCCAGTAGACAAATGAAACTGACGAGTTTTGCTGCAGAAAGAGCCATGAGTAATGGCAAAGGTGTGGGAAAGGATACAATTCTAGACTGTCTAGTAGTAATGGCCTGGCCGCCTGGGAGCTAAAGCTTTGCTTATACAATATCTTTATATAGAATGACCTGTGGAGAGTCTCTCCTTTGaggattaaaataataaaataataataataaaatctctcaCCTTCTCTTGGTTCAATTTTTTCTACTAATTAGTTGCAAATGGGACTGTAGAATGGGCGATGATTGTGGTCCCTTTGGGGCCCCACTTTACAAATCCGCTCTTTCATAtctgtttcatttttaatcatactGCTGAGTGCTGACCCTTTAAGAAAGTTTTTTTGCAGCTCTTTACGCACATCCATTGCGCAAaacgacataaataaatataggcTAAGTTATGTGCTGAGAGGAGACCCTCACCCtcttttcattattctttttttttttttttttttcccttcccCCGTGTATTttaagcaaattaaaattgatttagctTTATAAAGCATaatcaaacaaaaacttaCTAGCCCCAAAGCTAGCAAAGAATCCCGAGGTAATTAACTAATCCACCACAATGATTTGAAATGCTACAGTAGTAAACCCTCAGTTACTCGTGCACTTAATTAACCTGTGGGGTTCATGATTATTCcctaaaatgggggaattttttttttttttttccagttaCTACTCAATGCAATCACGAAAAAGCTTTGAGGGGAAGGGTATAACGGGGATTTCAGATGATTAGGGGTGACCGAGTAATTATGCGTGGATTGAGGAGTGGGTTGGGGCAAATGGAGCCGTGGGGCCGTCATATAATGGCATTAAGTGCTCGCAGCATGTGCCCTGTACGCTTTGTCTAACCCTATGGACTATTGATGATGGACCCTTAACTCCACGCGACTCACGCGCCCGTCCGAGTCCGATATTACGGTGCTTCCACAGTTAAGACTTGGACCCACAATCAATAGGGAGCCCAACCCTTTCTCTAATCCTTATTTGcaatatttcaattatttatttattttatccttcataattattattagatctttcattattttgagtggagaaaaagttaattaaaaaaaaaataagtcacAACACTTTAGGAATTGTAACCGGTAAGATTAGTTAGAggtgaattgattttttttttcctttctataCTTCTATTGCCTTCTGTTTTAAGCAAGCAAGATATTAGGATTAATGTTGTCAATCAAAGGGGAGTTGGCCAATTACCCAACAATCACTGTCCTGAAATGAGCATGCTTCCTTGTGTTGCGTAATCATTTATTGGCTGTCGAGTGTGGACATATATTTACATGGGCTGGCTGGCGGGCTTCTTTTGACATTTTGACTTGCCAAGGCAACAACATAATTTGTGTTGGCAAATTGTTGGTTTACATCTTTTTGTGTTGCCCCATATAAAATTTGCATAGCTGTTTAATTTTGATAGCTAGTGCACAATGAAATCTGAGGTCCtatctttaattaaacttaacTATTCTAAAACTTcaaatattaagaaattacTTTGTAAAAGAGTTGctttaatttaccaaattagtGAGATGGGTTCAGGCTTTATCCAACGCATGTATGGACTGAAAGCTAATATAGCAGCAAACAATTCAATGCTAACAGCTAGAACCATAGTAATGGTGAAACGTCTTGCAAGATCGGTGCAACAAACTTAACTCATCTACATGATACggaccaaaaaaaattgaaggagaGCAACTAGATCcgcttaattattttcatccgGATTTAGGCATTATATTTAcaactttttatttcattacctAATGACTCGATGAAATTTATGACAACGATTGGCGCAACAGCTCAAGGTTGGAGGCAAGGAAAAGTACCTATAATAATAGCTCAGTCTAAAGTCAAAataacaaagtaaaaaaaaaaaaaaaaaaaaaaaaaaggaagaagttTCTATTTCATATACACAATTCATGTGTCaactctctttttctttttccttttatcatGACACATATTTCAACTAAGAACATGGCCCCTCTTCCCACCTAAGCCTAAGaagcacaaaagaaaaaaaaaaaaaaaaagagagagagagaaagaaagagagagaaggaaaaagaTTAATGTAGGTTCAAATTTTCCTAAAGCAAAAACTTAAATAGTAATGACTAGTGCGTAATAAAGCAGTAAAACCTTGAAGAAGCTGTCCGATCACTGACGGATGATTGGGTAAAGTAAATTGTGTAGTAAAAATCTTAGAGCTATAAACGTTGTCGTTTTCTGGACGGGAGCTGAGGCTCAGAGACGGTGTAATGAATGGTATAGTTAATAGTTTGGGTATATTCTTTAAGTACAGTATTATGGTTGGTCATTGATGCATTGGTGGGCTATTAGAAAGTAACACGTCGTGGAGAggagttaataaaatttcagatgaagagataaacaattaataaatgaaagaaagaggCGGTGACATTTTCACAGAAATGCTTTATTAACTTTGTCAAcatactaataaaatattggcTCCACTGAtaatggagtccccttaagtgaTTTGATTAGATTTGTTCTCTAattcgagtcgcagggaagtcgcctttgttgggagaacatGTACCTCCCGATTCGAGCGGGAACTTCTAATCTGAATTGTGGTACGAATTTAAAagtgcctcccacagttgaGGGCCTCTACAAAATACCTCgtgattaatataaaaaaaaaaaaaaaaaaaaaaactttgtcaACATATTTGTTGGAGCAATCTACcaaagcctttttttttggcttgcTTTGCGGGGGGGTTAAGTGAgtttgtttgttaatttgttcCGTGATCAGCGCAAGGGGAGTTTCCTACTCGACTCCAAGGCGAAAGGGAAAGACAGAGATAGaatataaaggagaaatttgTCCGtgcaattttgttttcattttccgATTGCAAATATTCGTTATTTCCTCGTCTCTTTATAATTATTACGGGCCCCTCTACGATGCTTTTGGGTCACAGTACCGGGCAAGTGAGGCTACtcgatttttattattctactGATGAGCTTGGGCTTGTAGTCCAATCTTGCCCTCAACGGGTCTGCAATTGGTCGGGGTGTTCAACTTCCCAAGTGTTGCATTGCAAATTGCAATggtcatgaaaaaaaaaaaaaaaaaaatgacccATTGAGACCAAAATCGAActctaaaaagtaaaatcaaCACAAAAAATTTGCCGTTGACACAGAACCGAATACTAACAACGGTTACACAAACAATCATCCATCATTTAAAACCCATGTCACTGCAATACAAAGTGAAATCAAGAGCCATTAGCTGCAAATGGGTCccaaaagaagagagaaaacaacaaaagattAGGCACCAAAATAGGAATCAAAGGATTGACGTGACATCCGAGGCGTTTTCTTTGCAATCGTTTCCTAACATACTCTCTTTTCTCCTCATCTCCCCACTTAGCTTCCTCCACTCCCTTTGCCAGAGTCAAAGGCGGAGGCTGCTGATACGGGCACTTTGATCTCCAGGAAGTCTGAGGAAGCCCAAATCTCGAGACCCTTCTGAGGAATAGAGAGAGACCCCACCTCCAGTGAATATAACGAAATTTGGTGCAGAAAACAGGAGGATAATCCCAGTTCAGGTAGCATGGGATTTGTGAGGAGACGAACAACTGTGAGTGGAGCGGTGGTGAATTTGTGGGGCTTGTCAAGACGTGTGTCAAAGCTTGCAGTTTTTGTTCCCATGTTGTGTCATCCATCACTAAATTGTTCTCAATAAAGCCCTTTGGCTGAAATATGAGCCATGTATCTGAGTCTGATGATAATGGAGCAAACTATTTGTCTTTTTAAGTTGTGccaaatattttgtaaaatcatctTTCGTCCACAAAATTGTCGGTGCTTTTGCTCTTGCCACTTGCCAATTGATTGAATGTAAATTAAAGGGCAAAATCTTTTATTGCCTCTAAAGTTTTcacatcataaaaaaatgagaattctCATTTAGAACAAATGACAACTTGGGCAGAATTGACATCGTCGAAGAATTTTGTTGTTGTAAATGAGAAATTTCTCATTTGACACGAGAAATTTCGTTTGATAACACTATTGTTTTGGACAAGATTTCCGTGCAACTCGAAACTGACCAAAGTTGCCAGGTCAACGACACGGtcgaaaattttgaattctaAGAACTTAAGGTGAAATGTCTTTAATATCCTTAATATTTTGCATTTAAGATAATGAAATGTTGAAACAACTCTTTCAACCTAAGAGTTCAACTTCATGTTGCTACAAATGGAATTATTACATCAGTCAGTCAAGTATGAAGAATCCATGCACCACTAGATGTAGCAGCAAATTAAATGGTTAGTAACTGGCATTCTAAACTACTACCAGTAAGATACTTGACATGAATTAATTCATGTGACGAGCAGTCAGCAAGACAACGAGCACTGCACAAGCTATTCCTTTCTTTCTGgaacttaaaaaagaaaacgacTGGTTTGGACAAATATCCTCTTCCTGAGAAGCAAGTTGCCTCCTTAAAGagcaaaactttctataactTGCTGAATTGTGATGAAAGCAACACCCATGCAGCCAATATTGGGAAGGTGATTAAAGCAGAAGCCTAGAATGCCAGCAATTTAGTTACATTAGAAGATCAAGAGTGAGAACTGGAACGTGGATGACAGGATCCACAAAGCCGAGTcaataaaaatgatatcaaTTACCAAAAGGGGTAAAATCTACAAAGCTTACCACAAAAAATACCACTTCCTCATTGGCAAGAGCTGCGGTCAATTTGTTTTTAACCATTTCTTGCTTGATGAATCCTTGCAACTGCAAATAGAATGTAACATAGAGTTAAATCCTGTTTATCCATATGAACATGAAAGTTCTGCTGCTATATCTAAACTATTAGGGTTCCTTGGACTGGGTGTGGCTTAGGCAATGTAGTGACCGGACAATAAAGCAGTAACTGGTAATTTCTAGGTGCACGAGTGCTCGCAACCTCTGTATTTGGTTCAATTACAATGTcagaaacagaaaattaaCCAAGGTTTTTATGTTAGCATTGCATTTAAAGTTTTTCTAAAGGCAAAACACCTGTCAGTGATTCAATGGAAAATGGCACACATAATTACAGCAATATAGTTTAGAATATCCCTAGTACAGCaataaaagtataattttatctttcaaacGACAACTCTGCATAGTTTAGTTTAGAATAGTTTAGAATATCCCTAGTAAAGCAGTAACTGGTAATTTCTAGGTGCACGAGTGCTCGCAACCTCTGTATTTGGTTCAATTACAATGTcagaaacagaaaattaaCCAAGGTTTTTATGTTATCATTGCATTTAAAGTTTTTCTAAAGGCAAAACACCTGTCAGTGATTCAATGGAAAATGGCACACATAATTACAGCAATATAGTTTAGAATATCCCTAGTACAGCaataaaagtataattttatctttcaaacGACAACTCTGTATAGTTTAGAATATCCCTAGTAAAGCAGTAACTGGTAATTTCTAGGTGCACGAGTGCTCGCAACCTCTGTATTTGGTTCAATTACAATGTcagaaacagaaaattaaCCAAGGTTTTTGTGTTAGCATCGCATTTAAAGTTTTTCTAAAGGCAAGACACCTGTCAGTGATTCAATGGAAAATGGCACACATAATTACAGCAATTTAGTTTAGAATATCCCTAGTACAGCaataaaagtataattttatctttcaaacGACAACTCTGTATAGTTTAGTTTAGAATAGTTTAGAATATCCCTAGTAAAGCAGTAACTAGTAATTTCTAGGTGCACGAGTGCTTGGAACCTCTGTATTTGGTTCAATTACAATGTcagaaacagaaaattaaCCAAGGTTTTTGTGTTAGCATCGCATTTAAAGTTTTTCTAAAGGCAAGACACCTGTCAGTGATTCAATGGAAAATGGCACACATAATTACAGCAATTTAGTTTAGAATATCCCTAGTACAGCaataaaagtataattttatctttcaaacGACAACTCTGTATAGTTTAGTTTAGAATAGTTTAGAATATCCCTAGTAAAGCAGTAACTGGTAATTTCTAGGTGCACGAGTGCTTGCAACCTCTGTATTTGGTTCAATTACAATGTcagaaacagaaaattaaCCAAGGTTTTTGTGTTAGCATCGCATTTAAAGTTTTTCTAAAGGCAAAACACCTGTCAGTGATTCAATGGAAAATGGCACACATAATTACAGCAATATAGTTTAGAATATCCCTAGTACAGCaataaaagtataattttatctttcaaacGACAACTCTTTGCTTAGCAGATGTGAGTGAGTGAATACAAACCTCATGGTGAAACTTTTTAAAAGCCAAAAAGAATCGCTTAAATTGATGTTGAACTTGAGACATAAAGGAGATCAAAATAGACCCTTTGCCTGGTAAATAAGGTACCAACATCCCAGTGAGCTTTGGAAGATGTTTTTCAGAAAAGTCTTTGACAAACTGCAATTCACGtggaaaattagaaatatgCGTCATATTATGAAAACTATTGAATATAGaccaacaataataaatggatATGCAAAGATTAAGACTTTaccaatattttctttaaaaaattcaaataaattaacaaagatGGATTAACATCTCTGCAAATTTCCAACAATTGATATTACCTTCAAGAATGTGCATCTGGCATACATCAGTTGCCTTTGGACGTTTGCTGCCCTCAACTATAAGAGAATCATCAGCAAAAAAGGAgataataagaataaactgTCAGGGCATCAACAGAGATGCACACAGCCTTATTTTCCTAAATCCTGAAGAACTGAGGATATCATTGAAATAACTTGGGACGACCATGCATACTTCTGCCATATGAAGAGCCTGCTCAAGATGTTGAATCTGAATCCACTGTTCTGTAACAATCTCTGACATCTAGCGGTGacaaacaaatcaaaagaaaGCCATGTAACAAGCTCAGATCCTAAAATGGCATCTcaaaacaatgaaaagaaTCCCACCATTCATGAGTTAGAACCAGCGAGACAGGAAGTTGTCACCAAATGATATGGGGATGAGCAAAAGCATTCACCTTTTCAACTTGTAAAGAAACCTCTTCCAATCTGTCCTCAGCATCCAGAGCTTTCGATTCTAAATTGTGAATATCAAAGTTGTTCTTCCGGGAAGCAGCCCATAGAAGTCGTATCTAGGCAACATTATCCTACTTATCAAATCAGTTAAACGATCAACAAGTGAAAAACAgaataacaaatataaatactaCCATGTATTTTGAGAAAGGC contains:
- the LOC102610215 gene encoding uncharacterized protein LOC102610215 → MDDTTWEQKLQALTHVLTSPTNSPPLHSQLFVSSQIPCYLNWDYPPVFCTKFRYIHWRWGLSLFLRRVSRFGLPQTSWRSKCPYQQPPPLTLAKGVEEAKWGDEEKREYVRKRLQRKRLGCHVNPLIPILVPNLLLFSLFFWDPFAANGS
- the LOC102609524 gene encoding uncharacterized protein LOC102609524 isoform X1, giving the protein MAAAAHLTLLLVILFWSFTLTSQNQQHSQQHLIAELQDAKLKIAGLETMLEESIRKVNGKSNYIEERDKLVDDMTNKIHHLQSLLSKIKDDSSRAEERLNALEEEIRLLWAASRKNNFDIHNLESKALDAEDRLEEVSLQVEKMSEIVTEQWIQIQHLEQALHMAELRAANVQRQLMYARCTFLKFVKDFSEKHLPKLTGMLVPYLPGKGSILISFMSQVQHQFKRFFLAFKKFHHELQGFIKQEMVKNKLTAALANEEVVFFVASALITFPILAAWVLLSSQFSKL
- the LOC102609524 gene encoding uncharacterized protein LOC102609524 isoform X2, whose translation is MLEESIRKVNGKSNYIEERDKLVDDMTNKIHHLQSLLSKIKDDSSRAEERLNALEEEIRLLWAASRKNNFDIHNLESKALDAEDRLEEVSLQVEKMSEIVTEQWIQIQHLEQALHMAELRAANVQRQLMYARCTFLKFVKDFSEKHLPKLTGMLVPYLPGKGSILISFMSQVQHQFKRFFLAFKKFHHELQGFIKQEMVKNKLTAALANEEVVFFVASALITFPILAAWVLLSSQFSKL